In Algisphaera agarilytica, a single genomic region encodes these proteins:
- the hisI gene encoding phosphoribosyl-AMP cyclohydrolase translates to MSVVSFAPRQSVEQVEEGNELAPKFDAQGLIPVVTTDFNSGEVLMHAYMNEEAFTETIKLGEAVYWSRSRKCLWHKGATSGLVQIIREIRIDDDQDCVWIRVDVQGGASCHVGYRSCFYRAVPFGDEIGQPLGFTETEKVFEPEKVYGDAPNPTQL, encoded by the coding sequence ATGAGTGTTGTGTCTTTTGCGCCGAGACAGAGTGTTGAACAGGTCGAAGAGGGCAATGAACTCGCCCCTAAATTCGATGCGCAGGGCTTGATCCCCGTGGTGACCACGGACTTCAATTCCGGCGAAGTGCTCATGCACGCCTACATGAACGAAGAGGCGTTCACCGAAACCATCAAGCTCGGCGAGGCGGTCTACTGGAGCCGAAGCCGTAAGTGTCTTTGGCATAAGGGCGCGACGAGCGGCCTGGTTCAGATCATCCGCGAGATCCGGATCGATGACGACCAAGACTGCGTCTGGATTCGAGTCGATGTTCAGGGCGGCGCGAGCTGTCACGTGGGCTACCGTTCCTGCTTCTACCGGGCCGTTCCCTTCGGCGATGAGATCGGACAGCCGCTTGGATTCACCGAGACCGAAAAAGTCTTCGAGCCCGAAAAGGTCTATGGGGACGCCCCGAATCCCACGCAGCTCTGA
- a CDS encoding RNA polymerase sigma factor, producing MRDGRKHLRRATRILSDTAIAEDVCQHAYLKAIEKQGQIRDPEKLPGWINRVVTNAALDQLRHRERQQQAYSARGEHPTSQLNGEDRLVESETQDELYQLLDRLDEPVRQVVVMRTIQGMTGNEVKQSLGCSAALVSKRLHRGLDQLRQWIRESQREGVAKP from the coding sequence ATGAGAGATGGTCGCAAGCACCTGCGCAGGGCGACGCGGATCTTGTCGGATACCGCGATCGCTGAAGACGTCTGCCAGCATGCGTACCTGAAAGCGATTGAGAAGCAAGGCCAGATCCGCGATCCCGAAAAGTTGCCCGGGTGGATCAATCGCGTCGTGACCAATGCCGCGCTGGATCAGCTCCGCCACCGAGAAAGGCAACAGCAGGCGTATTCCGCAAGGGGCGAACATCCCACCAGCCAACTGAACGGCGAAGATCGGCTGGTGGAATCTGAAACACAGGACGAGCTTTACCAACTCCTTGATCGACTTGATGAACCCGTACGGCAGGTGGTCGTCATGAGAACCATTCAAGGCATGACCGGCAACGAAGTGAAACAAAGCCTCGGCTGCAGCGCCGCCTTGGTCTCGAAACGACTCCACCGCGGTCTGGACCAATTAAGGCAATGGATACGAGAATCCCAGCGGGAAGGAGTCGCCAAGCCATGA
- a CDS encoding CsgG/HfaB family protein yields the protein MTLRALLLFVSVCLGLVPSLLVAQDSAEPEGQPAPLTVTVLPFESPAHSEFSGADASEIIAMLLSSDPAFRVVDRQVLDEVLQEQALSLTGLADTNEAVKVGKLVGAKLIVAGRTFELGDSRMMTAKIIGTETTLLKGVVERGNLDTPSDQMLLKLSEEIVQTLKEHGGSLVAQDRPTDPVPDLLTALKERELPTIAVFVAEEETGAPRVPQVPDPAVETEIKSLLAAAGVTVKDIPLNELAEWAQAEGWNDARGWPRSLDGVDYVITGEAFSERGGQLGQLHVAGARSEINMISRQTGTIVLAEAQTARGVDLSPALSGKNALQAAGRAQGIEVLRYLEENSQPAE from the coding sequence ATGACTCTTCGCGCCCTCCTCCTTTTCGTATCGGTCTGCCTCGGACTGGTCCCATCCCTGCTCGTGGCTCAGGACAGCGCGGAGCCCGAGGGGCAACCCGCTCCCCTCACGGTCACGGTCCTGCCGTTCGAATCCCCGGCACACAGCGAGTTCAGCGGAGCCGACGCCAGCGAAATCATCGCCATGCTGCTCTCCAGCGATCCAGCGTTCCGGGTCGTGGATCGGCAGGTCCTCGATGAGGTCCTCCAAGAACAAGCGTTGTCGCTGACCGGCCTGGCCGACACCAATGAGGCGGTCAAGGTTGGCAAACTCGTGGGTGCCAAATTGATTGTCGCGGGCCGAACGTTTGAGCTGGGCGACAGCCGCATGATGACCGCCAAGATCATCGGCACCGAAACCACTCTGCTCAAAGGCGTCGTCGAACGCGGCAACCTGGACACCCCCAGCGACCAGATGCTCCTCAAGCTCAGCGAAGAAATCGTGCAGACACTTAAGGAGCACGGCGGCTCACTCGTGGCCCAGGACCGCCCCACCGACCCCGTGCCGGACCTCCTCACCGCGCTCAAGGAACGCGAACTCCCGACGATTGCCGTATTCGTCGCCGAGGAAGAAACCGGCGCCCCCCGGGTTCCGCAGGTGCCCGACCCCGCAGTCGAAACCGAGATCAAGTCACTACTCGCCGCCGCCGGGGTCACCGTGAAAGACATCCCGCTCAACGAGCTTGCGGAGTGGGCACAGGCCGAAGGCTGGAACGACGCCCGCGGTTGGCCGCGGTCCCTGGACGGTGTGGATTATGTCATCACCGGCGAAGCCTTCAGCGAACGCGGCGGCCAGCTGGGCCAACTCCATGTCGCGGGGGCGCGGTCGGAGATCAACATGATCTCCCGCCAAACCGGCACGATCGTGTTGGCGGAAGCACAAACCGCTCGCGGTGTTGATCTGTCGCCCGCCTTATCGGGCAAGAACGCTCTGCAAGCCGCCGGCCGCGCCCAAGGGATCGAAGTGCTGCGTTATCTGGAAGAAAACAGCCAGCCAGCCGAATAA
- a CDS encoding CobW family GTP-binding protein, protein MAYTPCHIIAGPLGVGKTTAILDYLRQHAASQRVGVLVNDFGPVGLDSTTLQAEAPGTKVLNVPGGCICCTMLSELPNCINRLLSEQDLDRLIIEPSGMASPAQVIDLLRGAQLQLKINLQPAVVMLNTVDFDEETFERMGYYQMFCEAADILVFNRCDQATEPKIERARQWAGKLDPPKLRVVTTSHGQLPAELFEDSGGASHGDQSADHHHHHHEHEHGHHHGHDHDHAHDHDPGVRPGGFILDSSRRFDQEVLLINLMRICYQGIEGNEILRLKGVFQTNSGWQSIEIANQEVSFRPSAHRRDNRMEWLTKPGEVAQEQILEEIDRPINRQEIAALLENG, encoded by the coding sequence ATGGCCTACACGCCCTGCCACATCATCGCCGGCCCCCTCGGGGTTGGGAAGACCACCGCGATCCTCGACTATCTCCGCCAACACGCGGCGAGTCAGCGGGTCGGCGTCTTGGTGAACGACTTCGGCCCGGTCGGTCTGGACAGCACCACGTTGCAAGCCGAGGCCCCCGGGACCAAGGTGCTCAACGTCCCCGGCGGGTGCATCTGCTGCACGATGCTTTCGGAGCTGCCCAACTGCATCAACCGGCTTCTCTCCGAGCAAGACCTGGACCGACTCATCATCGAGCCCAGCGGCATGGCCTCGCCTGCACAGGTCATCGATCTGCTCCGAGGCGCTCAGTTGCAGTTGAAGATCAACCTGCAGCCTGCGGTGGTGATGCTGAACACGGTTGATTTCGACGAGGAAACCTTCGAGCGGATGGGCTATTACCAGATGTTCTGCGAGGCCGCCGACATCCTGGTCTTCAATCGATGCGACCAGGCCACCGAGCCCAAAATTGAACGGGCTCGGCAATGGGCCGGCAAGCTCGACCCGCCCAAACTGCGAGTGGTCACCACTTCACACGGCCAGCTCCCCGCAGAGCTTTTTGAGGACAGCGGTGGGGCCTCACATGGAGACCAGTCTGCGGACCATCACCATCATCACCACGAGCACGAGCACGGCCACCATCATGGCCACGACCATGATCACGCTCATGACCACGATCCAGGCGTTCGCCCTGGCGGGTTCATCCTTGATTCGTCGCGACGCTTCGATCAGGAAGTCCTTTTGATTAACCTGATGCGGATCTGTTACCAAGGCATCGAGGGAAATGAAATCTTGCGGCTCAAGGGGGTTTTTCAAACCAACAGCGGCTGGCAATCCATCGAGATTGCGAACCAAGAGGTGTCGTTTCGGCCGTCGGCCCACCGTCGGGATAACCGGATGGAGTGGCTGACGAAGCCAGGGGAGGTGGCGCAGGAACAGATTCTGGAAGAGATCGATCGCCCGATAAATCGACAGGAGATAGCCGCACTGCTGGAGAACGGGTAA
- a CDS encoding heavy metal translocating P-type ATPase, with the protein MTESQPSGQPASDSTSQEALSEALNDERSKIDPQLIVVMIGTVLLICALAAYPLFDTAEHPAILAMLAALCLGTPVTWNTIRGMMGYESQDQHTEALVMLAFLGSFASARYLEAAAIALFMYFASLIVHRTATGARRTIESLMRVSPKRANRLKEDGSEEDTLATELNPGDRVMVRPGDQVPCDGRVLSGSSSLDEKYITGESHPVDKSTSDQVFAGSINLTGVLEIEVEKPLAESTLGRVQALILDAANHKTPVAQMLDRFSGYYMPVILCLAAIVLFFTQDMSQVISLLLIACPMEIIISGPLAAVASLSAAARLGVLIKNVTDIEVARNLTAIVFDKTGTLTTGNLAVTRLFPAPGTDPADLLSLAASLEQLSRHPVARAVVAISEKAQVELTDVEDFEEVAGRGVRGIYQGRKVMAGRESWIRESGVEVPEGLLDEIGSMSVLMLAEEGRCLGWIGLSDQTRVGADIALEELNELGIHQRIMVTGDRTGPAQQTAQALNLTGMVAEALPGDKLDIVRQLKERGHTVAVIGDGVNDGPALAAADISVAMGAAGSDVAINAASIALMNSQLNRLPFLVRLSRATSRVIRQNIVFVMLYILTMLILLGFGYVTPLIAAISHGVSSIVVIFNSARLIRQGEDLPLLEDLERTRSAQAATPTRRVQTMPVVGAGMAPSAG; encoded by the coding sequence ATGACAGAAAGCCAGCCTTCTGGCCAACCCGCCAGCGATAGCACATCCCAGGAAGCACTTAGCGAAGCGCTGAACGACGAACGATCCAAGATCGATCCGCAGCTGATCGTGGTGATGATCGGCACGGTGCTGTTGATCTGTGCGTTGGCCGCCTACCCGCTTTTCGATACCGCGGAGCACCCCGCGATCCTGGCGATGCTCGCGGCGCTGTGCCTCGGCACCCCGGTCACCTGGAACACCATCCGTGGCATGATGGGTTACGAGAGCCAGGATCAGCACACCGAAGCCTTGGTCATGCTCGCGTTCCTCGGATCGTTTGCCTCGGCGCGATACCTGGAAGCCGCCGCCATCGCGCTGTTCATGTACTTCGCCTCGTTGATCGTGCACCGGACCGCCACCGGCGCACGCCGCACGATCGAATCGCTGATGCGTGTCTCGCCGAAGCGGGCGAATCGGTTGAAAGAAGACGGCAGCGAAGAAGACACCCTGGCCACCGAGCTCAACCCCGGCGACCGTGTCATGGTGCGTCCGGGCGATCAGGTGCCCTGTGACGGACGGGTGCTGTCGGGCTCGAGTTCGTTGGACGAGAAATACATCACCGGTGAATCTCATCCGGTTGATAAATCCACTTCGGACCAGGTTTTTGCCGGCAGCATCAACCTGACCGGCGTGCTGGAGATCGAGGTCGAGAAGCCGCTGGCCGAGAGTACGCTGGGCCGGGTCCAGGCGTTGATCCTTGATGCTGCGAACCACAAGACCCCGGTGGCCCAGATGCTCGACCGATTCTCGGGCTACTACATGCCGGTGATCCTGTGTCTCGCAGCCATCGTGCTGTTCTTTACCCAGGACATGTCGCAGGTCATCAGCCTCCTGCTGATCGCCTGCCCGATGGAGATCATCATCTCCGGGCCATTGGCCGCGGTGGCGTCGCTGAGCGCAGCGGCCCGTCTCGGGGTGCTGATCAAGAATGTCACCGATATCGAGGTGGCCCGGAACCTCACCGCGATTGTCTTCGACAAGACCGGTACGCTGACCACGGGCAACCTCGCGGTCACCCGGCTCTTCCCGGCGCCGGGAACCGATCCCGCCGATTTGTTGAGCCTGGCCGCATCGCTTGAGCAACTCTCCCGCCACCCCGTGGCCCGGGCGGTGGTTGCGATCTCCGAAAAAGCACAGGTCGAACTGACCGACGTCGAAGACTTCGAAGAAGTGGCGGGGCGTGGGGTGCGCGGTATCTACCAGGGCCGCAAAGTCATGGCCGGACGCGAATCATGGATCCGTGAAAGCGGCGTCGAGGTGCCCGAGGGGCTGCTTGACGAGATCGGCAGCATGAGTGTTCTGATGCTGGCCGAGGAAGGCCGATGCCTGGGGTGGATCGGCCTGTCCGACCAAACGCGGGTCGGCGCGGATATTGCCCTCGAGGAACTGAACGAGTTGGGCATCCACCAGCGGATCATGGTGACCGGCGACCGCACCGGCCCCGCCCAGCAGACCGCCCAGGCGTTGAACCTCACGGGCATGGTCGCCGAGGCCCTGCCCGGCGATAAGCTCGACATCGTCCGTCAGCTCAAAGAGCGTGGCCACACAGTTGCGGTCATCGGCGACGGCGTGAACGACGGCCCCGCGCTGGCCGCGGCCGATATCTCCGTCGCGATGGGTGCCGCCGGCTCGGACGTGGCCATCAACGCCGCCTCGATCGCACTGATGAACAGCCAGCTCAACCGGCTGCCGTTCCTGGTCCGCCTGTCCCGAGCCACCAGCCGCGTCATCCGGCAGAACATCGTTTTCGTGATGCTCTACATCCTCACCATGCTGATCCTGCTCGGCTTCGGCTACGTCACGCCACTCATCGCGGCGATCTCGCACGGCGTCAGCTCCATCGTGGTGATCTTCAACTCCGCGCGCCTCATCCGCCAAGGTGAAGACCTGCCCCTGCTTGAAGACCTTGAGCGGACTCGTTCCGCCCAGGCCGCCACGCCCACCCGTCGGGTCCAAACGATGCCCGTGGTGGGTGCCGGGATGGCTCCCAGCGCCGGGTAG
- a CDS encoding ankyrin repeat domain-containing protein — MNIHSGHLATARLLILISSLCVPYLITSNAQAETSTTEDLIDRPERPKYPNKPRVTMIPVAPTQPWSNQISSERLAEWFDASSAMVASNVPYDWVERRHLDMALRELEWAQSGSLTPGTSRSSSAALSLGRWALCDLILVGEVRALQQPEASPETAGLYLSVIDPATATRVVTRDTPLPLPKDRVTTTDAFELASIAKQLFREAHEHMQEAADKPVVMLLHFRNISFSDRLNRLNTEGPQQLRKLAEADGRLRLVEVDRPDRSLDEQELLLTGLLDVSPDAWTFAADAYLWGTAEEIRAADHGADAAAGDKEVGRDPELAPVRLLLHFWNGRNNARTFERETTTRDIDTAMHELAEEAWAAALEPIPPKVSRSARRQAAALLAGGSFDRKHVPAFRHDDPVKGWRGRQFFYWLNAARAARFLDPQNPERAHAAVSTGYPELAQDPWAALDAFAADLDQAIRQAKYPSAVDREKAEAFDHDSSFFGIQPWNEAFTDLVLKRLAVAETHSNRLAGFRASYDGDQFKNDFKYKHPPLGTPPLLSSKQKSEQQTQLFADLTRLGKEWSRWNQAHETAINRSGQDNHGSFTNRNEFFAFEKEEIFDILVNILHENKKHPAPHVRKAVDAWWPVLVFGVRIFEEDLTEGDEPIRPEDFPRLWAVAQSIQHKKLQTLLTDGPDSPKIAQIENSRRERSSKKTPREKDANGWTLFKSGPTPMTRVRRGDTVSPPHSITEIHTREMGQHKTLAIHTKDMDGGESQYMWLLISGQNTEPTKQSQTEPVGTVPEEFDAEETRRWLASRRAEGKFKYGLLKAKPQHDDPSNQSPLPSAKQSPHPLDILPTLPIEMPDEVRQLINQSIQRTRNGSESWTEENNSQDPFARARSMMPHDTKVFVRETPHAELPITEAHSLRVRVQGTENDWPQVTPKPSRPYFDRTRWANGWLVSSVHPRATVTNDRIVVNGDNRRDLRCLHPVSLADGHPGFDLPQDTIVLDITEGQKPGRVWFGTQGDGLIRLELGENPNESRHQTFSSRHGLIDQRIFQIIRHNDRLLAVGATGASIVSDLNASPPTFRDVEVKGLSLRLPGKPLGRYICFPGKSGGWFDIHTGDAVLLTDWLAEYMPDVNHATDVKTGCVGSDATWLVLNDRLVKISQDLKQHQVWELPIGNHARLIAHASDGLVWLAYRDESIVFSPPTPILQVTRNSYEPLSVRNRTLTRPEHQQTGESRLLLFNPEQGRLVGQFVVPGQVQQLESDHHDLFVIAPTGIWDVSIYAKAELLAAMEVESSRSPHQPQTDESSNQSSALTTAAAMGNSEAVTELLAEGVAPDVMNTHTGVTPLIAASRYGHNSVVKQLLEAGADPQLKSAVRPWVRPLMLTAMRDDQSNFAQLLDAGGMTTGHNQILGTEAHAAVLHRSYRVLAHLDRPMHLDHFARFESMQFPEARGISYLKVNRFRPIDVAIIRGDLRAVELLVRSGHSICKKTSKSEYITSLQYAAMHNRGDMLRVMLKDPHQIEHAGHVDAKNATVWHYCVAYDSPDALSAILKSGAQPPNSTGLLFLAARHGSLDDLKRLKQAGLPIDHKWGFRRGTEGSRRPRASVAMRDVEVNVMTILASNGHHNLLQTMVDELGISLDADLAGDRQHDILLRILLERDDLEAAIDQVEAGADVNGGLKSGHHSSTLISKAAEYDNLAAAEFLLRLGADPYAKGPDRVSAIQMANSPEMKALLRSVPRKRNR; from the coding sequence ATGAACATCCATTCCGGCCATCTCGCAACTGCGCGCCTCTTAATTCTGATCAGTTCTCTATGTGTCCCTTATCTGATTACATCGAATGCACAGGCAGAAACAAGTACTACCGAAGACCTGATTGATCGCCCTGAACGTCCAAAGTATCCCAATAAACCCCGTGTCACGATGATACCCGTGGCACCGACACAACCCTGGTCCAATCAGATTTCCAGCGAACGTCTCGCCGAATGGTTCGACGCTTCGAGTGCGATGGTCGCGTCCAACGTGCCGTACGACTGGGTCGAAAGACGTCACTTGGACATGGCGCTTCGTGAGCTCGAATGGGCTCAATCTGGATCGTTGACACCCGGGACATCCCGCAGCAGCAGCGCCGCACTCTCGTTGGGGCGTTGGGCGCTGTGCGACCTTATTTTGGTTGGCGAAGTCCGTGCCCTTCAGCAGCCCGAAGCCTCGCCAGAAACTGCAGGGCTTTACCTTTCGGTCATTGATCCCGCAACCGCTACACGGGTCGTTACACGCGACACTCCGCTTCCTTTGCCCAAAGACAGGGTCACTACCACCGATGCCTTTGAACTCGCTTCAATTGCCAAGCAGCTATTTCGCGAAGCCCACGAACATATGCAAGAAGCTGCCGACAAACCGGTGGTAATGTTGCTGCACTTCCGAAACATCAGTTTCAGTGATCGACTCAATCGACTCAACACGGAAGGACCCCAACAATTACGAAAGCTCGCCGAAGCCGACGGCCGGCTGCGTCTGGTGGAGGTTGACCGCCCCGATCGTTCGCTCGACGAACAAGAACTCTTGCTCACCGGCTTGCTGGATGTTAGCCCGGACGCTTGGACCTTCGCGGCCGATGCTTACCTATGGGGGACCGCTGAAGAGATACGAGCTGCTGATCATGGCGCAGACGCCGCTGCCGGAGACAAAGAGGTGGGCCGCGACCCGGAATTAGCCCCCGTTCGGCTTCTTCTGCACTTCTGGAATGGACGGAACAACGCACGTACCTTCGAGCGTGAAACAACAACGCGGGACATCGATACCGCGATGCATGAACTTGCGGAAGAAGCCTGGGCAGCGGCGTTAGAACCAATTCCCCCAAAGGTATCTCGTTCGGCTCGACGACAAGCCGCGGCCTTGCTGGCCGGAGGCTCATTTGACCGTAAGCATGTTCCGGCATTCAGACACGACGATCCGGTTAAAGGTTGGCGGGGACGACAGTTTTTCTATTGGCTCAACGCCGCCCGGGCCGCGCGTTTCCTCGACCCGCAAAACCCGGAGCGGGCTCACGCCGCGGTATCCACCGGCTACCCCGAACTCGCTCAAGACCCATGGGCCGCGCTCGACGCTTTTGCCGCCGATCTGGATCAAGCCATCCGCCAAGCAAAATACCCCTCCGCCGTCGATCGTGAGAAAGCCGAGGCGTTTGATCACGACTCATCGTTTTTTGGTATACAGCCCTGGAACGAAGCGTTCACCGACCTCGTCCTCAAACGCCTAGCCGTTGCGGAAACACACTCGAACCGGCTTGCGGGCTTCAGGGCGAGCTATGACGGCGATCAATTCAAGAACGATTTCAAATACAAACACCCGCCGCTGGGAACACCCCCTTTACTTAGCTCAAAACAGAAAAGTGAGCAACAAACCCAACTCTTCGCTGATCTGACTCGGCTGGGTAAAGAATGGTCGCGGTGGAATCAAGCACACGAGACAGCGATAAACCGCTCCGGGCAAGACAACCACGGCAGCTTCACCAATAGAAATGAATTTTTCGCCTTCGAGAAGGAAGAAATTTTCGACATCCTCGTAAACATCCTACACGAAAACAAAAAGCATCCTGCCCCTCATGTTCGCAAAGCAGTTGATGCCTGGTGGCCAGTATTAGTATTCGGCGTACGAATCTTTGAAGAAGATTTAACAGAAGGCGATGAGCCCATCCGCCCCGAAGACTTCCCGAGGTTATGGGCTGTTGCTCAAAGCATTCAACACAAAAAACTTCAGACATTACTCACCGACGGACCGGATTCACCAAAAATTGCACAGATTGAAAACTCACGCAGGGAACGCTCATCTAAAAAAACCCCTCGGGAAAAAGACGCCAACGGCTGGACTCTATTTAAATCCGGGCCCACGCCGATGACCCGCGTGAGACGCGGCGATACGGTCTCACCGCCGCACTCGATCACCGAGATTCACACCCGTGAAATGGGGCAACACAAAACTCTCGCCATCCACACAAAAGATATGGATGGAGGAGAATCCCAATATATGTGGCTGCTTATTTCCGGCCAAAACACCGAGCCCACAAAACAATCACAAACCGAACCCGTTGGCACAGTCCCCGAAGAGTTTGATGCCGAAGAGACCAGGCGATGGCTTGCTAGCCGGCGGGCTGAAGGAAAATTCAAATACGGCCTTTTGAAGGCCAAACCGCAGCACGATGACCCGAGCAATCAATCTCCGCTACCATCGGCTAAGCAGTCACCTCACCCGTTAGATATTTTGCCCACACTGCCCATAGAAATGCCCGACGAAGTCCGGCAGTTGATCAACCAATCGATCCAAAGAACACGCAACGGTAGCGAGAGTTGGACCGAAGAAAACAACAGTCAGGATCCCTTCGCAAGGGCGAGAAGTATGATGCCGCACGACACAAAAGTCTTCGTGCGCGAAACACCACACGCCGAACTCCCAATTACTGAAGCCCATAGCTTAAGGGTTCGGGTACAGGGAACTGAAAACGATTGGCCCCAAGTCACGCCGAAGCCAAGTAGGCCTTACTTTGATCGAACGCGCTGGGCCAACGGCTGGCTGGTTTCTTCCGTCCATCCCCGCGCTACCGTTACAAATGACCGGATCGTGGTCAACGGTGACAACCGGCGTGACTTACGCTGCCTCCATCCCGTCTCTCTGGCGGATGGACATCCTGGATTCGATCTACCCCAAGACACCATCGTGCTTGATATAACTGAAGGGCAGAAACCCGGGCGAGTCTGGTTCGGCACACAAGGCGACGGGCTGATACGCCTCGAACTCGGCGAAAATCCGAACGAATCTCGTCATCAAACATTCTCTTCACGTCACGGCCTTATCGACCAGAGAATTTTTCAGATTATTCGACACAACGATCGCCTGCTCGCTGTGGGTGCCACCGGCGCTTCCATCGTGTCTGATCTGAACGCATCGCCCCCCACATTCAGAGATGTCGAGGTCAAGGGGTTAAGCCTGCGTCTACCCGGAAAGCCTCTCGGCCGCTATATCTGCTTCCCGGGCAAGAGCGGTGGGTGGTTTGATATCCACACGGGCGATGCCGTATTGCTAACGGATTGGCTGGCCGAGTACATGCCCGACGTCAACCACGCTACGGATGTGAAGACGGGTTGTGTCGGAAGCGACGCGACTTGGCTTGTGCTAAACGATCGACTGGTCAAGATCAGCCAAGACCTCAAGCAACACCAAGTCTGGGAGCTTCCTATCGGAAACCATGCACGGCTGATTGCCCATGCTTCCGATGGTTTGGTATGGCTGGCTTATCGCGACGAATCCATCGTCTTCTCCCCTCCCACGCCAATCCTACAGGTCACCCGCAACTCCTACGAGCCATTATCTGTAAGAAACAGAACTTTAACCCGGCCAGAGCACCAACAAACAGGTGAGTCACGGCTTTTGTTGTTTAATCCAGAACAAGGGCGCCTGGTCGGACAGTTTGTAGTTCCAGGCCAGGTCCAACAACTTGAAAGCGACCACCACGACCTGTTTGTCATTGCGCCGACCGGGATATGGGACGTTTCGATTTACGCGAAGGCCGAACTCCTGGCCGCAATGGAAGTCGAGTCTTCCAGATCCCCCCACCAGCCTCAGACAGACGAGTCGTCGAATCAATCCTCTGCCCTCACCACCGCCGCAGCCATGGGCAATTCTGAAGCGGTCACCGAGTTGTTGGCCGAAGGCGTAGCGCCCGACGTGATGAACACCCACACGGGCGTGACTCCGCTCATCGCGGCGTCACGATACGGACACAACTCCGTCGTGAAACAACTCCTCGAAGCCGGGGCAGATCCACAGCTCAAAAGTGCAGTCAGACCTTGGGTCAGGCCCTTGATGTTGACCGCGATGCGTGACGATCAGAGCAACTTTGCCCAACTCTTAGATGCGGGCGGCATGACAACAGGCCACAACCAGATACTTGGCACCGAGGCGCATGCTGCGGTTCTTCATCGGTCCTACCGGGTTCTCGCACACCTCGACCGCCCTATGCATCTCGACCACTTTGCCCGATTTGAATCGATGCAATTCCCCGAAGCCAGGGGGATCAGTTACCTGAAGGTCAATCGATTCCGACCCATCGACGTCGCCATCATTAGAGGTGATCTGCGTGCCGTCGAATTGCTTGTCCGATCCGGGCACTCGATTTGCAAAAAAACGTCGAAAAGCGAATACATCACCAGCTTGCAATACGCCGCGATGCATAACCGCGGCGATATGCTCCGAGTGATGTTGAAAGACCCGCATCAAATCGAACACGCCGGACACGTAGACGCTAAAAACGCGACCGTTTGGCACTACTGCGTGGCCTATGATTCACCCGATGCCTTGTCTGCAATACTGAAATCCGGAGCACAGCCGCCCAACTCGACCGGCTTGTTGTTTTTGGCAGCCCGCCACGGTTCTCTGGACGACCTCAAGCGTTTGAAGCAAGCAGGCCTGCCCATCGATCATAAATGGGGGTTTCGCCGTGGCACTGAGGGTTCTAGAAGGCCTAGGGCTTCGGTGGCGATGCGTGACGTAGAGGTCAACGTAATGACAATCCTCGCATCGAACGGCCACCACAATCTGCTCCAGACTATGGTCGACGAACTGGGAATCAGTCTCGACGCTGATCTCGCAGGTGATCGTCAACACGACATCCTGTTGCGGATCTTGCTTGAGCGTGACGACCTTGAGGCCGCTATCGATCAAGTCGAAGCGGGGGCTGATGTCAACGGCGGGCTCAAGAGTGGCCACCATTCATCAACTCTGATTTCAAAAGCCGCCGAGTACGACAACCTGGCAGCAGCGGAGTTTCTTCTTCGCCTGGGAGCAGATCCTTACGCTAAGGGGCCGGACCGTGTTTCCGCGATCCAAATGGCCAATTCCCCTGAAATGAAGGCCCTACTCCGATCGGTTCCACGGAAAAGAAATAGATAG